The following coding sequences lie in one Stigmatopora argus isolate UIUO_Sarg chromosome 5, RoL_Sarg_1.0, whole genome shotgun sequence genomic window:
- the LOC144074336 gene encoding uncharacterized protein LOC144074336 isoform X1, with protein MKNFQSYIVLSSLSLFSIYYTYVHFYCSHRLLQTKKFSFGRLPKISYLFLRYMSKAIGRRKGRLYKNQNTNQSDVIYALRGCRLDKMLLRKFCSVAGYGWDYPDSEYRDIPLCFPEDLCNSLLLMTITDHNFQLSPIGLVCVRQSIKTHQPIDELKKGPFTLQVQVLVYRTVDVGVEVDILLSATSRFESLVWESTLTLLSENNQQGAVKSEGENGNDCLKDEEAHVKKVEIRVPLSAGPPRALSFLDHWMFYLPSSWFGFKLRAISSLWMLSVCLAEIEKHNGVGVITPPLNVTAQFKERLLAPAKVTLSFWRCPSEDGHLGFRMEQFGGSQFHLVGMISKT; from the exons atgaaaaacttTCAGAGTTATATAGTATTAAGTTCCCTGTCTTTATTCTCCATATATTATACATACGTGCACTTCTACTGTTCTCACAGATTACTGCAAACAAAAAAGTTTAGCTTCGGTCGGCTTCCGAAAATTTCCTATTTGTTTCTGAGATACATGAGCAAAGCTATTGGTCGTAGAAAGGGCCGCCTATACAAGAACCAAAATACGAACCAATCCGACGTTATCTATGCCCTACGCGGATGCAG ATTGGACAAAATGCTTTTGAGGAAATTTTGCAGTGTTGCTGGCTATGGTTGGGACTATCCAGACAGCGAATACAGGGACATTCCTCTGTGTTTCCCTGAGGATCTTTGCAATAGTCTTCTGCTTATGACCATTACTGATCACAACTTCCAACTGAGCCCAATTG GTTTGGTTTGTGTGCGTCAGAGCATTAAAACCCATCAGCCGATTGACGAGTTGAAGAAAGGGCCGTTTACCTTGCAAGTTCAAGTCCTCGTGTACAGAACGGTGGACGTCGGCGTGGAGGTggacattttgctgtctgccaCTTCCCGTTTTGAGAGCCTGGTGTGGGAGAGTACCCTAACATTACTCTCTGAAAACAATCAGCAAGGCGCTGTCAAGTCTGAAGGAGAGAACGGAAATGATT GTCTCAAGGATGAAGAGGCACATGTGAAAAAAGTGGAGATCAGAGTTCCATTAAGTGCCGGCCCACCTCGTGCTTTGTCCTTCTTGGACCATTGGATGTTCTATCTGCCAAGCAGTTGGTTTGGCTTCAAGTTACGAGCCATTTCAAGTTTGTGGATGTTGTCTGTCTGCTTGGCAGAAATAGAAAAGCACAATG GGGTTGGAGTCATTACCCCCCCACTGAACGTCACGGCCCAGTTTAAGGAACGTTTGTTGGCGCCGGCCAAAGTGACGCTTTCATTTTGGAGATGTCCGTCCGAGGACGGACACCTCGGCTTCCGGATGGAGCAATTTGGAGGCAGCCAGTTTCACTTAGTGGGAATGATATCTAAGACCTGA
- the LOC144074336 gene encoding uncharacterized protein LOC144074336 isoform X2, translating to MPYADAGLVCVRQSIKTHQPIDELKKGPFTLQVQVLVYRTVDVGVEVDILLSATSRFESLVWESTLTLLSENNQQGAVKSEGENGNDCLKDEEAHVKKVEIRVPLSAGPPRALSFLDHWMFYLPSSWFGFKLRAISSLWMLSVCLAEIEKHNGVGVITPPLNVTAQFKERLLAPAKVTLSFWRCPSEDGHLGFRMEQFGGSQFHLVGMISKT from the exons ATGCCCTACGCGGATGCAG GTTTGGTTTGTGTGCGTCAGAGCATTAAAACCCATCAGCCGATTGACGAGTTGAAGAAAGGGCCGTTTACCTTGCAAGTTCAAGTCCTCGTGTACAGAACGGTGGACGTCGGCGTGGAGGTggacattttgctgtctgccaCTTCCCGTTTTGAGAGCCTGGTGTGGGAGAGTACCCTAACATTACTCTCTGAAAACAATCAGCAAGGCGCTGTCAAGTCTGAAGGAGAGAACGGAAATGATT GTCTCAAGGATGAAGAGGCACATGTGAAAAAAGTGGAGATCAGAGTTCCATTAAGTGCCGGCCCACCTCGTGCTTTGTCCTTCTTGGACCATTGGATGTTCTATCTGCCAAGCAGTTGGTTTGGCTTCAAGTTACGAGCCATTTCAAGTTTGTGGATGTTGTCTGTCTGCTTGGCAGAAATAGAAAAGCACAATG GGGTTGGAGTCATTACCCCCCCACTGAACGTCACGGCCCAGTTTAAGGAACGTTTGTTGGCGCCGGCCAAAGTGACGCTTTCATTTTGGAGATGTCCGTCCGAGGACGGACACCTCGGCTTCCGGATGGAGCAATTTGGAGGCAGCCAGTTTCACTTAGTGGGAATGATATCTAAGACCTGA